A genomic window from Arthrobacter globiformis includes:
- a CDS encoding PD-(D/E)XK nuclease family protein, which yields MKIEFGWHLDRAPWAYTQPGLNRIRVGRKNFTALLQTRLGITRPDTGHAERVSQYLERLRAVDSPGAWFHESFEVDPWSTAQELLAARDDAVANGWDGTLPEPEPGAPEPSPLLRTLAAAETAASPLAPSLADDIAELVTALDSPLPLGVDELILQHPERSFPKVWQHIIGKLRDRGIRVSEAVPADSQPRLTVLSAETEWEAAENSARWLAAGDNQSTAVVSSDRTSLLDHFLAGHGLPAIGVGSPSVWRPQDQLIPLFFEVIWSPPNVQLLGELLTLPGSPVRRAAARHILEALKQEPGTGGEAWKAAISAIAADPQLGPELAATLDRLFCTGVLVEDEDVSGTDFAERAEWLAGRLRARASKDDAAKTTASLLQRILGLVTPLPRVSRRDLRRIISAVITPSTGTVVSAEAAPWLRLGHLAELTDDVDQVLWWGFQSSRISSARRWDAHDIETLSRVGVHLPTPEELSALEVSQTLAAAGRTRNLLLVQIEQRDGERVEGNPLLEALTAAQPSQIDGSLSERLALLTHKPEALIDATGHWALADRRIQLVAVPQHRPAAPPAVHELGPNPALVPERLSFTQLSTLLGCSLAWVLKHKSHLSVPAAASVPSDNQMLGIFAHKVVEVLQDQLRAQHRVVPDQDEVSAAVERLLPQLASELLLPGQKSRLAGVQATIETTVMTFFEQLQRGGVVLQEMEKDFAKDLHFTAGGNSYTVEVKGRADAVGIDASGRTTVVDLKWSNNDKYRREEVQRGEALQLALYQWALSPSELPPDAPTAYYMLKQGSFASAHPEFGSAIQASQDPARLWQQAVRAIEFTVEEVLAGRITATEPAANSLAEGEPGADALAAANGRLHMKPNCRYCDFGTLCGLKGDYS from the coding sequence ATGAAGATCGAGTTCGGGTGGCACCTAGACCGTGCGCCGTGGGCGTACACCCAGCCAGGCCTCAACCGCATCCGCGTGGGACGCAAGAACTTTACGGCGCTGCTGCAGACACGGCTGGGCATCACCCGCCCGGACACCGGCCACGCCGAGCGCGTCAGCCAGTACCTGGAGCGGCTTCGGGCCGTTGACTCCCCCGGCGCATGGTTCCACGAGTCCTTCGAGGTTGACCCTTGGTCCACAGCTCAGGAGCTGCTCGCTGCCCGCGACGATGCCGTTGCCAATGGGTGGGACGGGACGCTTCCCGAGCCTGAGCCGGGCGCCCCTGAACCGTCTCCACTGCTGCGGACGCTGGCGGCAGCGGAAACGGCAGCCAGCCCGCTTGCACCCTCCTTGGCAGATGACATTGCCGAGCTGGTGACGGCGCTCGATTCGCCCCTGCCGCTTGGCGTCGACGAGCTGATACTCCAGCATCCCGAGCGGAGCTTCCCGAAAGTTTGGCAGCACATCATCGGAAAACTCCGGGACCGCGGAATCCGAGTCAGCGAAGCAGTGCCCGCGGACAGCCAGCCACGGCTCACAGTTCTCTCAGCCGAAACGGAGTGGGAAGCGGCGGAAAACAGCGCCCGCTGGCTCGCTGCCGGAGACAATCAGAGCACTGCCGTGGTCTCCTCGGACCGCACGTCCCTCCTCGATCATTTCCTGGCTGGGCACGGCCTGCCCGCCATCGGCGTCGGCTCCCCCTCCGTCTGGCGTCCCCAGGACCAGCTGATTCCGCTCTTTTTCGAGGTCATCTGGTCACCGCCGAACGTTCAGCTCCTCGGCGAGCTGCTCACCCTGCCCGGCTCGCCCGTGCGGCGGGCCGCCGCGCGGCATATCCTTGAGGCCTTGAAACAAGAGCCTGGCACCGGCGGCGAAGCGTGGAAGGCAGCAATTTCCGCCATCGCCGCAGACCCTCAGCTCGGTCCCGAACTCGCCGCCACGCTGGACAGGCTCTTTTGCACCGGCGTGCTCGTCGAAGACGAGGACGTAAGCGGTACAGATTTCGCTGAACGGGCGGAATGGCTCGCCGGCCGGTTGCGTGCCCGCGCTTCCAAAGACGACGCCGCCAAGACAACAGCGTCCCTGCTGCAACGAATCCTGGGACTGGTGACGCCACTCCCCCGTGTCTCCCGCCGGGATCTTCGTCGCATCATCTCGGCCGTCATCACCCCATCGACGGGCACGGTCGTGAGCGCAGAAGCCGCGCCCTGGTTGCGCCTCGGGCACTTGGCCGAGTTGACCGACGACGTCGACCAGGTGCTGTGGTGGGGTTTCCAGAGCAGCCGCATCTCATCCGCCCGACGCTGGGACGCACACGACATCGAGACCCTGTCCCGAGTCGGCGTTCACCTGCCAACACCGGAAGAACTCAGCGCCCTCGAGGTCAGCCAGACTCTGGCAGCAGCCGGCCGGACCAGGAACCTGCTCCTTGTGCAGATCGAGCAGCGTGATGGCGAGCGAGTGGAAGGTAATCCGCTGCTGGAGGCACTCACCGCCGCTCAGCCCAGTCAAATAGATGGGTCGCTTTCCGAGCGTCTCGCTCTGCTCACGCATAAGCCTGAAGCGCTGATTGACGCCACCGGCCACTGGGCACTTGCAGACCGCCGCATTCAGCTCGTTGCTGTCCCCCAGCACCGCCCTGCCGCGCCGCCTGCCGTCCATGAGTTGGGCCCGAATCCCGCTCTCGTCCCGGAACGACTCTCCTTCACGCAGCTGTCCACACTCTTGGGCTGCTCCCTGGCTTGGGTGCTCAAGCACAAATCGCACCTGAGCGTTCCCGCCGCCGCCAGCGTCCCTTCGGACAACCAGATGCTCGGAATCTTCGCCCACAAGGTGGTGGAGGTACTTCAGGACCAGCTTCGTGCCCAGCACCGGGTGGTTCCCGATCAGGACGAGGTGAGCGCCGCCGTCGAACGTCTTTTGCCTCAGCTCGCCTCGGAACTACTTCTTCCCGGCCAAAAGAGCCGACTTGCCGGTGTGCAGGCCACCATTGAAACAACCGTCATGACCTTTTTTGAGCAGCTGCAGCGCGGCGGCGTCGTGCTGCAGGAGATGGAGAAGGACTTCGCCAAGGACCTGCATTTTACGGCGGGGGGAAACAGCTACACGGTGGAGGTCAAAGGCCGTGCAGACGCGGTGGGCATTGACGCTTCCGGCCGCACCACCGTCGTGGATCTCAAGTGGTCCAACAATGACAAGTACCGCCGCGAGGAAGTCCAGCGCGGCGAAGCCCTGCAGCTCGCGCTGTACCAGTGGGCCCTCAGCCCCAGCGAGCTTCCGCCAGACGCGCCCACCGCCTACTACATGCTGAAGCAGGGCAGCTTCGCCTCAGCCCACCCAGAATTCGGTTCCGCCATCCAGGCCAGCCAGGATCCAGCGCGGTTGTGGCAGCAGGCTGTTCGGGCGATCGAATTCACCGTCGAGGAGGTGCTCGCCGGACGGATAACGGCAACGGAGCCGGCAGCAAACTCTCTGGCAGAGGGCGAACCCGGCGCCGACGCACTTGCGGCAGCCAACGGCCGCCTGCACATGAAGCCGAACTGCAGGTACTGCGACTTCGGCACGCTCTGCGGACTCAAGGGGGACTATTCGTGA
- a CDS encoding restriction endonuclease subunit S: MNDIATLGELIEGFGGSIKTGPFGTTLKASEYSENGVPIISVGEVGYGSLNLRGDTPKAPAEVTERLPEYLLETGDIVFGRKGAVDRSAWVKATESGWFLGSDGIRVRLPSCVDSRFVAYQFQSEEVKSWLLQHASGSTMLSLNQKILERVPLRLPTIDVQRGIAEVLGALDDKIAANTALANAADNLLAATFESIIGVDSPVVRLGDIADLNRSTVKPSPGGHLRYVDIAAVGVGSYEFPSAMDWTDAPSRARRVLSKGDTLWSTVRPNRRSHALNLSDDPMLVGSTGLAVISARTVGWAYLYEVTRRPDFTSYLETVAEGSAYPAVRADRFQEALVPLAEESARDSFEKLAEPLREELFSLDKENRTLAALRDTLLPQLMSGKLRVKDAERVLEEAGV; the protein is encoded by the coding sequence GTGAACGATATTGCTACTCTTGGCGAACTAATTGAGGGATTTGGAGGCTCGATTAAAACAGGCCCGTTCGGTACTACCCTCAAGGCCAGCGAGTACTCTGAAAACGGAGTCCCAATCATTTCTGTTGGCGAGGTCGGATATGGGTCCCTTAATCTGCGGGGCGACACACCTAAGGCGCCGGCAGAAGTGACTGAACGCCTGCCGGAGTATCTTTTGGAGACAGGCGACATTGTTTTTGGCCGCAAGGGAGCGGTAGATCGGAGCGCTTGGGTCAAAGCGACCGAGAGCGGTTGGTTTCTCGGTTCTGATGGAATTCGCGTTCGGCTTCCCTCTTGCGTCGACTCTCGCTTTGTTGCCTACCAGTTTCAGAGTGAGGAAGTGAAGTCGTGGCTGTTGCAGCATGCGTCTGGTTCAACAATGCTCTCGCTCAATCAGAAAATACTGGAACGGGTTCCGCTGCGGCTCCCGACCATCGACGTACAGCGGGGCATCGCCGAAGTGCTAGGGGCGCTCGACGACAAGATCGCCGCCAATACCGCACTCGCCAATGCCGCGGACAATCTACTAGCCGCCACATTCGAGTCAATCATTGGCGTCGATTCTCCAGTGGTTCGACTCGGCGATATTGCAGACCTAAATAGATCGACGGTGAAACCTTCGCCCGGCGGCCACCTCAGATACGTCGACATCGCTGCGGTCGGAGTTGGGTCATACGAATTCCCCTCTGCTATGGATTGGACCGATGCGCCGTCAAGAGCACGCCGTGTCCTCAGCAAGGGCGACACACTTTGGTCCACCGTTAGACCGAATCGCAGGTCGCACGCCCTCAACCTCTCTGACGACCCTATGCTGGTCGGCTCCACCGGTCTGGCAGTTATTTCGGCGCGGACGGTCGGGTGGGCCTACCTCTATGAAGTCACTCGCCGTCCGGACTTCACGTCCTACCTGGAAACGGTGGCGGAAGGAAGCGCCTATCCCGCGGTTCGTGCTGACAGATTCCAAGAGGCTCTCGTTCCCCTTGCGGAAGAGTCGGCGCGTGATTCATTTGAGAAACTGGCCGAGCCCCTGCGCGAGGAGCTTTTCTCCCTCGACAAGGAAAATAGGACTCTTGCCGCTCTTCGTGACACCCTCCTCCCGCAGCTGATGTCGGGCAAGCTGCGGGTCAAAGACGCCGAGCGGGTCCTGGAGGAGGCTGGCGTATGA
- a CDS encoding type I restriction endonuclease subunit R, with product MTSGPIGGSTVTAAPAVAFSEAEWEGMALELLAEPLGWRPLSGQAIAPGTDERDTWDELLIRPRLLAALQKFNPKVPAEYLQQALAEIASPKSNDAITENHRIHNYLVDGYRLSYIDSDGNEANPTIHLLSQDPDQNDWLAVNQVTLVQGDYNRRFDVVLYCNGMPVSIIELKKAGSAAADVASAHAQLQTYLREFPMAFRFCVFTLASDGIQAKYGTPFTPLNHFSPWNVDDDGLPVAPGYMEDGVAVTALETALNGLYNQERFLQLTRNFTAFDEGSDGLMKRIAKPHQYFAVTKAVGSTVQAVESNGKAGVVWHTQGSGKSMEMELYANLVARHPKLKNPTVVVITDRNELDGQLFEGFDRSLLLAESPKQIRKRSELREELSNRTTGGIYFTTLQKFGRSKAEKDAGSEHPLLSDRRNIIVVVDEAHRSHYDDLDGYARHLRDALPHATLIAFTGTPISFDDQNTRDVFGEYIDIYDLSRAVEDGATVPVYFEPRLIKVGLASEVTEEILDQAADEVTLGLDDTERARLEASVAVVNAVYGAPQRIAALAEDLVAHWENRRAQMGKFIEAPGKAMIVGGTREICAKLYTAVVELRPDWHSDDLSKGKIKVVYSGDATDVPPVSDHVRRDSLNAQVKERLKDVDDELELVIVKDMMLTGYDSPPLHTLYLDRPLKGALLMQTLARVNRTFRGKKDGLLVAYAPLAENLAQALSEYTKDDQANKPVGRNVDEAVGLTVSLVETLRGLLAGYDWKAVLMRGGPKAFVSAATGAANYLRSPETPGNRPADGEETLASKYRRHSGQLSRAWALSSGSETLAELRPEIQVYEETRVYMAKFDAADRQASGEPVPEEIQRLLGNLIASATSSGEVLDIYEAAGMPKPSLDDLTPEFIAKTQKARNPQLAIEALRKLIADESAASTRNNVIRQRAFSERITELMRKYTNQQLTSAEVIAELVELAREVAAEGNRGAHFTPPLNSDELAFYDAVASNESAVEVQGEGILADIARELVSVMRRDIRTDWTVRDDVRAKLRSSIKRLLVRFGYPPDKQPEAIKLVMEQMESMAPRFAEARQ from the coding sequence ATGACATCCGGCCCAATAGGGGGATCCACCGTGACAGCAGCACCAGCCGTAGCCTTTTCCGAAGCCGAGTGGGAGGGCATGGCCCTTGAGCTCCTGGCTGAGCCGCTCGGGTGGAGGCCGCTGTCCGGGCAGGCCATCGCCCCCGGCACGGACGAGCGGGACACCTGGGATGAACTCCTGATCCGTCCCCGGTTGCTCGCAGCGCTGCAGAAATTCAACCCGAAGGTTCCCGCCGAGTACCTGCAGCAGGCCCTGGCCGAGATTGCCTCGCCCAAGTCCAACGATGCCATCACCGAAAACCATCGCATCCACAACTACCTTGTGGACGGTTACCGGCTCAGTTACATCGACTCGGACGGCAACGAAGCCAATCCAACGATCCACCTGCTGAGCCAGGATCCGGACCAGAACGACTGGCTCGCCGTCAACCAGGTCACCCTGGTGCAGGGCGACTACAACCGCCGCTTCGACGTCGTGCTGTACTGCAACGGTATGCCGGTGAGCATCATCGAGCTGAAGAAGGCCGGCAGCGCCGCCGCCGACGTGGCCTCGGCGCACGCCCAGCTGCAGACGTACCTGCGGGAATTCCCCATGGCGTTCAGATTCTGCGTGTTCACGCTGGCCTCCGACGGTATCCAGGCCAAGTACGGCACCCCGTTCACACCCCTCAACCACTTCTCACCCTGGAACGTGGACGACGACGGTCTGCCGGTCGCTCCCGGTTACATGGAGGACGGCGTGGCCGTCACGGCGCTGGAGACAGCCCTCAACGGTTTGTACAACCAGGAGCGCTTCCTGCAGCTGACCCGCAACTTCACGGCGTTCGACGAGGGCTCCGACGGGCTCATGAAGCGCATCGCCAAGCCGCACCAGTACTTCGCCGTAACCAAGGCCGTGGGCAGCACCGTCCAGGCAGTGGAAAGCAACGGCAAGGCCGGCGTCGTTTGGCACACCCAAGGCTCAGGCAAGTCCATGGAGATGGAGCTCTACGCCAACCTGGTGGCACGGCATCCCAAGCTGAAGAACCCGACCGTCGTGGTAATCACGGACCGCAACGAACTCGACGGACAGCTGTTCGAGGGCTTCGACCGGAGCCTGCTGCTGGCCGAATCACCCAAGCAAATCCGGAAGCGCTCCGAGCTGCGGGAGGAACTGAGCAACCGCACCACCGGCGGCATCTACTTCACCACCCTGCAGAAGTTTGGCCGCAGCAAGGCAGAAAAGGACGCCGGCTCCGAGCACCCGCTGCTGTCCGACCGCCGCAACATCATCGTGGTGGTGGATGAGGCACACCGGTCCCACTATGACGACCTTGACGGTTACGCCCGGCACCTGCGGGACGCCCTGCCGCATGCGACGCTGATCGCGTTCACAGGCACGCCCATTTCGTTCGACGACCAGAACACGCGGGACGTGTTCGGTGAGTACATCGACATCTACGACCTCTCCCGGGCAGTGGAGGACGGCGCCACGGTTCCCGTGTACTTCGAGCCGCGACTGATCAAGGTCGGCCTGGCATCCGAGGTCACCGAGGAGATCCTGGACCAGGCAGCCGACGAAGTCACCCTGGGCCTGGACGACACAGAGCGGGCGCGCCTCGAAGCGAGTGTCGCTGTGGTCAACGCTGTGTACGGCGCCCCGCAGCGCATCGCTGCGCTGGCGGAAGACCTCGTGGCGCACTGGGAGAACCGGCGCGCCCAGATGGGCAAGTTCATCGAGGCGCCGGGCAAGGCAATGATCGTCGGCGGGACGCGGGAGATCTGCGCGAAGCTGTACACGGCGGTCGTGGAGTTGCGGCCCGACTGGCATTCAGACGACCTCTCGAAGGGCAAGATCAAGGTTGTGTACTCGGGCGATGCCACCGACGTTCCGCCGGTCTCCGACCATGTGCGCCGGGATTCGTTGAACGCACAGGTAAAAGAACGCCTGAAGGATGTCGACGATGAGCTGGAGCTCGTGATCGTCAAAGACATGATGCTCACTGGCTACGACTCCCCGCCGCTGCACACCCTGTACTTGGACCGGCCGCTGAAGGGCGCGCTGCTGATGCAGACCCTTGCCCGGGTGAACCGCACGTTCCGCGGTAAGAAGGACGGGCTTCTGGTGGCCTATGCTCCGCTCGCGGAGAACCTGGCCCAGGCCCTCAGCGAGTACACGAAGGATGACCAGGCGAACAAGCCGGTCGGCCGGAACGTGGATGAGGCCGTTGGACTGACTGTGTCCCTGGTCGAAACGCTGCGCGGACTGCTCGCGGGGTACGACTGGAAGGCGGTGCTGATGCGCGGCGGCCCCAAAGCCTTCGTCAGCGCTGCGACGGGTGCAGCCAACTACCTGCGAAGCCCGGAAACACCAGGTAACAGGCCGGCTGACGGCGAGGAGACGCTGGCATCCAAATACCGCCGGCACTCGGGCCAGCTGTCGCGGGCGTGGGCACTGAGTTCCGGCTCCGAGACACTTGCTGAACTGCGACCCGAGATCCAGGTCTACGAGGAGACCCGGGTGTACATGGCCAAATTCGACGCCGCAGACCGGCAGGCCAGCGGCGAGCCGGTGCCTGAGGAGATCCAACGGCTGCTCGGCAACCTGATAGCGTCGGCAACGTCTTCCGGCGAAGTGCTGGACATCTACGAGGCAGCCGGCATGCCGAAGCCCTCATTGGATGATCTGACGCCGGAGTTCATTGCCAAGACCCAGAAGGCACGTAATCCGCAGCTGGCGATTGAGGCGCTGCGGAAGCTCATTGCCGATGAGTCTGCTGCTTCGACGCGGAACAACGTGATCCGCCAGCGGGCGTTCTCCGAGCGCATCACCGAGCTGATGAGGAAGTACACCAACCAGCAGCTGACCTCGGCGGAGGTCATTGCCGAGCTGGTGGAGCTTGCGCGCGAAGTTGCGGCCGAAGGCAACCGCGGAGCGCACTTCACTCCCCCGCTTAACTCGGACGAGCTTGCGTTCTACGATGCCGTGGCCTCGAACGAGTCAGCCGTGGAGGTCCAGGGCGAAGGCATACTTGCGGACATTGCCCGGGAACTGGTGTCCGTGATGCGCCGGGATATCCGGACGGACTGGACGGTACGCGATGACGTTAGGGCCAAGTTGCGGTCCTCAATCAAGCGGCTCCTTGTCCGCTTCGGGTACCCGCCGGACAAGCAGCCCGAGGCGATCAAGTTAGTCATGGAGCAGATGGAGTCCATGGCGCCCCGGTTCGCGGAGGCGCGACAGTGA
- a CDS encoding class I SAM-dependent DNA methyltransferase, with the protein MPPKLKVDLAPSTMKELKDTLWKAADKLRGSMDASQYKDVILGLVFLKYVSDAFDERREQIIAELEADGLNEEQIVQLIDDVDEYTGRGVFWVSERARWGYLAENAKGLPAIDGAAPKSIGLLIDEAMDLIMTDNKSLAATLPRIYNRDNVDQRRLGELLDLFNSARFTGQGASKARDLLGEVYEYFLEKFAKAEGKRGGEFYTPAGVVRVLVEVLEPHRGRVYDPCCGSGGMFVQAEKFLEAHNMEGSDISVYGQELNERTWRMAKMNLAIHGLNANLASRWGDTFARDQHPELTGNNGADFIMANPPFNIKDWSRSESDPRWKYGVPPANNANYAWIQHIISKLAPGGSAGVVMANGSMSSNSGGEGDIRAQLVEADLVSCMVALPTQLFRSTGIPVCTWFFTKDKTAGKKGSVDRSGQVLFVDARNLGHMVDRAERALSDEDIAKIANTYHAWRGTASAAEAGLRYDDEAGFCYSASLAEIKAADYALTPGRYVGAAELEDDGEPIEDKIARLSKELLEQFEESERLAAVVREQLGRVS; encoded by the coding sequence ATGCCCCCGAAATTGAAGGTGGACCTCGCCCCGTCCACCATGAAGGAACTCAAGGACACGCTCTGGAAGGCCGCGGACAAGCTGCGCGGCTCCATGGATGCCTCCCAGTACAAGGACGTGATCCTCGGGCTGGTATTCCTGAAGTATGTCTCGGACGCGTTCGACGAACGCCGTGAGCAGATCATTGCCGAGCTGGAGGCGGACGGGCTCAACGAGGAGCAGATCGTCCAGCTGATCGACGACGTGGACGAATACACCGGGCGCGGCGTGTTCTGGGTCTCCGAGCGGGCCCGGTGGGGCTACCTGGCGGAGAACGCCAAGGGCCTGCCGGCGATAGACGGCGCAGCCCCCAAGTCAATCGGGCTGCTCATTGACGAGGCGATGGACCTCATCATGACCGACAACAAGTCACTGGCCGCGACACTCCCCCGCATCTACAACCGGGACAACGTGGACCAGCGCCGCCTCGGCGAGCTGCTGGACCTGTTCAACTCAGCACGGTTCACGGGCCAAGGCGCCAGCAAAGCCCGGGACCTGCTCGGCGAGGTCTACGAATACTTCCTGGAGAAGTTCGCCAAAGCCGAGGGCAAGCGCGGCGGCGAGTTCTACACCCCCGCCGGCGTCGTGCGCGTCCTGGTAGAGGTCCTGGAACCGCACCGTGGCCGCGTCTACGACCCCTGCTGCGGATCCGGCGGCATGTTCGTCCAAGCCGAGAAGTTCCTCGAGGCCCACAACATGGAAGGCTCGGACATCTCCGTCTACGGCCAGGAGCTCAACGAGCGCACCTGGCGGATGGCCAAGATGAACCTCGCCATCCACGGCCTCAACGCCAACCTCGCCTCCCGCTGGGGCGACACCTTCGCCCGCGACCAGCATCCTGAGCTGACCGGGAACAATGGCGCGGACTTCATCATGGCCAACCCGCCCTTCAACATCAAGGACTGGTCCCGCTCCGAGTCGGATCCCCGCTGGAAGTACGGCGTCCCTCCGGCCAACAACGCCAACTACGCCTGGATTCAGCACATCATTTCCAAGCTCGCCCCGGGCGGCAGCGCTGGCGTAGTCATGGCAAACGGCTCCATGTCCTCCAACTCCGGCGGCGAGGGGGACATCCGCGCGCAGCTCGTTGAAGCGGACCTCGTCTCCTGCATGGTGGCCTTACCCACCCAGCTGTTCCGCAGCACCGGCATCCCGGTGTGCACCTGGTTCTTCACCAAGGACAAGACCGCCGGCAAGAAAGGCTCAGTAGACAGGAGCGGCCAGGTGCTCTTTGTCGATGCGCGGAACCTCGGCCACATGGTGGACCGCGCCGAGCGTGCACTGTCTGATGAGGACATCGCTAAAATCGCCAACACCTACCACGCCTGGCGCGGGACTGCTTCTGCGGCCGAGGCAGGCCTGAGGTACGACGACGAGGCCGGCTTCTGCTATTCGGCGAGCCTCGCGGAGATCAAGGCAGCGGACTACGCCCTGACACCGGGACGGTATGTCGGGGCGGCAGAACTGGAGGACGACGGCGAACCGATCGAGGACAAGATTGCCCGGCTTTCAAAGGAACTGCTGGAACAGTTCGAGGAATCCGAGAGGCTTGCTGCCGTTGTACGCGAGCAACTAGGGAGGGTGTCGTGA